The Penicillium oxalicum strain HP7-1 chromosome VI, whole genome shotgun sequence genome window below encodes:
- a CDS encoding Norsolorinic acid ketoreductase, producing MSAPTTYLVTGANRGIGRGFVRTFLQRSETLVIAAVRDLSSESSRSLQDLPKGAGTKLITVKLDSAVETDAAEAVALLQAEHGISYLDVVIANAGISVGGDTVRRTSATNIAKHLAVNTTGPVLLFQATADLLQASKSQQPIFVAISTLIGSIGSMEALASFPQNMSPYGGSKAALNWFIRRLHFEETWLTSFVFHPGLVETDLAAAAVEGLGVKLSDVGAISVETSVSSMVKTLDNASRHISGTFQNYDGSALPW from the coding sequence ATGAGCGCGCCAACTACCTATCTTGTTACCGGTGCAAACCGGGGCATTGGACGAGGCTTTGTAAGGACCTTCCTCCAAAGGTCTGAAACACTGGTCATCGCGGCGGTTCGAGACCTGTCGAGCGAATCATCAAGAAGCCTTCAAGACCTTCCCAAAGGCGCCGGCACCAAGTTGATCACCGTCAAACTTGACTCGGCAGTTGAGACCGACGCTGCAGAAGCAGTGGCTTTACTTCAGGCAGAACATGGCATATCCTACCTCGACGTCGTGATCGCCAATGCCGGAATCTCTGTCGGTGGCGATACTGTCCGCCGAACCTCAGCGACCAACATCGCGAAACATTTGGCGGTGAATACAACTGGCCCGGTGCTGCTATTCCAAGCCACTGCAGACCTTCTACAGGCTAGCAAGTCTCAGCAGCCTATCTTTGTCGCGATTTCAACGCTGATTGGATCCATCGGATCGATGGAGGCTCTTGCGAGCTTTCCGCAGAACATGAGCCCATATGGTGGAAGCAAGGCAGCTTTGAACTGGTTTATCCGCCGACTTCACTTTGAGGAGACCTGGTTGACGAGCTTTGTCTTCCATCCTGGTTTGGTTGAGACAGATCTTGCGGCTGCTGCCGTGGAAGGATTGGGCGTCAAGCTTTCGGACGTTGGCGCTATCTCTGTTGAGACGAGCGTGTCATCGATGGTGAAAACGCTCGACAATGCTTCTCGACACATCAGTGGTACCTTCCAGAACTATGACGGTTCGGCCCTCCCATGGTAG